From Scomber scombrus chromosome 21, fScoSco1.1, whole genome shotgun sequence, one genomic window encodes:
- the plcd3b gene encoding 1-phosphatidylinositol 4,5-bisphosphate phosphodiesterase delta-3-A: protein MLGNKKKAAPVNGAGTSESKAIDPLRNLGVQEDEDVKLMLQGSSMVKVRSPRWQKRRTLKLLDDGVTIWCQSHKTSSRAKELQSFSVTEVECVREGCQSEMLRRVAGSVPEGQCLTVVFKGPRKSLDLLCQSQDEAKHWARGIRTLQERVENMTQKEKLDHWIHAYLSRADQNHDDKMSYDEVQTLLQMINIDLSDQYARTLFQKCDRSADGRLDHAEIEIFCRELLRRPELDAVFIRYSANGCVLSTVDLRDFLQDQGEDASLTHAQSLILTYELNAWAQKNQFMTPNGFTIYMLSKENCAFNPDHARVYQDMTQPLAHYFISSSHNTYLTKDQLTGDSSTEPYIRALKHGCRCVELDCWDGDKGEPVIYHGHTLTSKVPFVEVIETINEYAFKASPFPLILSLENHCSLEQQTVMAQHLRSILKDKLLTKPLNGLDSRNLPSPEDLKGKILVKGKKEHVVKECSSSSSEFSSSDEESCQADGKARGKKEDKKPGVSKLSPELSDLVVYTRSVPFKSFEQAAKNPSTDMSSFAESEALRHVKDSGMYFVRHNTHQLSRIYPSGQRLQSSNYNPQEMWNGGCQIVALNFQTPGEQMDLNEGKFLQNGRCGYILKPPFMCQPDTTFNPENVGGGPAHNPVLLTVRVISAQQLPKPEWDKPSSIVDPQVWVEVHGAPIDNNKKKTHHVDNNGFNPRWDCTFNFTVHAPELALVRFMVEDHDYTSSNDFLGQHTIPFTSLRKGYRHVRLLKLDGSSLSPSSLFVHIKLTPCTNSPSKSSAKSPARSPSKSSAK, encoded by the exons ATGCTGGGCAACAAGAAGAAAGCAGCCCCGGTAAACGGCGCCGGGACGTCCGAATCTAAGGCCATCGATCCTCTGAGGAATCTGG gagtgcaggaggatgaagatgtGAAGCTGATGTTACAGGGTTCCAGTATGGTGAAG GTCCGCTCACCTCGCTGGCAGAAGAGACGAACTCTGAAACTGCTGGATGACGGTGTCACCATCTGGTGTCAGTCCCACAAAACCTCCAGCCGGGCCAAGGAGCTACAATCCT TCTCCGTCACAGAGGTGGAGTGTGTTCGGGAGGGTTGCCAGTCAGAGATGTTGCGGCGGGTGGCTGGTTCAGTACCTGAAGGCCAGTGTTTGACAGTCGTCTTCAAAGGGCCCCGCAAGAGTCTGGATCTCCTCTGCCAGAGCCAGGACGAGGCTAAGCACTGGGCCCGCGGCATCCGAACACTGCAGGAGAGGGTGGAGAACATGACCCAGAAGGAGAAACTTGACCA ctggatTCATGCTTACCTGAGTCGGGCAGACCAGAACCACGATGATAAGATGAGCTACGATGAAGTGCAGACACTGCTGCAGATGATCAACATTGACTTGAGTGACCAGTATGCCCGAACCCTCTTCCAG AAATGTGACCGCTCGGCCGACGGTCGTCTGGACCACGCAGAGATTGAAATCTTCTGCAGGGAGTTGTTACGGAGGCCCGAGCTGGATGCCGTGTTCATCCGCTACTCTGCAAATGGCTGTGTGCTTTCCACTGTGGACTTGAGGGATTTCCTGCAGGACCAGGGGGAGGATGCTTCACTCACCCATGCCCAAAGCCTTATACTCACCTATGAACTTAACGCGTGGG CCCAGAAGAACCAGTTCATGACACCCAATGGTTTCACCATTTACATGCTGTCTAAGGAGAACTGTGCGTTTAACCCGGATCATGCAAGGGTTTATCAAGACATGACACAACCGCTGGCACACtacttcatctcctcctcccacAACACCTACCTCACCAAGGACCAGCTGACCGGGGACAGCAGCACAGAGCCATACATCAG AGCCCTGAAACATGGCTGTCGCTGTGTGGAGCTGGACTGTTGGGATGGAGATAAAGGAGAGCCAGTCATCTACCATGGACACACACTCACCTCCAAAGTACCCTTTGTTGAAGTCATTGAGACAATCAATGAGTATGCTTTTAAA GCATCTCCCTTCCCCCTGATCCTGTCACTGGAGAACCACTGTTCCTTGGAGCAGCAGACAGTGATGGCTCAACATCTGCGATCCATCCTGAAGGACAAGCTGCTTACCAAGCCCCTAAATGGTCTGGATTCCCGCAACCTACCTTCTCCAGAG gatcTTAAGGGTAAAATCCTGGTGAAGGGGAAGAAGGAGCACGTGGTGAAGGAGTGCTCGTCCAGCTCCTCAGAATTCAGTTCCTCAGATGAGGAATCCTGCCAGGCTGATGGCAAagccagaggaaagaaagaggacaaGAAG CCAGGTGTGTCTAAGCTGAGTCCAGAGCTGTCAGATCTAGTGGTGTACACCCGCAGTGTTCCCTTTAAAAGCTTCGAGCAAGCTGCCAAAAACCCATCAACCGACATGTCCTCTTTTGCTGAAAGTGAAGCCCTCAGGCACGTTAAGGACTCAG GGATGTATTTTGTGCGTCACAACACTCACCAGCTCAGCAGGATCTACCCCTCAGGCCAGCGCCTCCAGTCCTCCAACTACAACCCTCAGGAGATGTGGAACGGAGGCTGTCAGATTG TTGCTTTGAACTTCCAGACACCTGGTGAGCAGATGGACTTAAATGAAGGCAAGTTCCTGCAGAATGGTCGATGTGGTTACATCCTGAAGCCTCCCTTCATGTGCCAGCCTGACACCACCTTCAACCCAGAGAATGTCGGTGGAGGTCCTGCCCACAACCCCGTCCTGCTCACTGTTCGG GTGATTTCAGCCCAGCAGCTGCCTAAACCAGAATGGGACAAGCCTAGCTCCATTGTGGACCCTCAGGTGTGGGTTGAGGTACATGGTGCTCCCATTgacaacaacaagaagaaaaccCATCATGTTGATAACAATG gctttaaccCTCGGTGGGACTGTACCTTTAATTTTACCGTCCATGCCCCTGAACTGGCTTTGGTTCGTTTCATGGTGGAAGACCATGACTATACCTCAAGCAACGACTTCCTAGGACAACACACCATCCCTTTCACAAGTCTCCGCAAAG GTTATCGTCATGTCCGACTACTCAAGCTGGATGGCTCCAgcctttctccctcctcacTCTTCGTCCATATCAAGCTCACTCCCTGTACGAACAGTCCGTCCAAATCATCAGCTAAGTCACCGGCCAGGTCACCGTCCAAGTCCTCAGCTAAATAG